A genomic region of Micromonospora sp. NBRC 110009 contains the following coding sequences:
- a CDS encoding roadblock/LC7 domain-containing protein: MTHSVATVDSLTAALDELVDRVPGAEFAVVLSPDGLLLGRSSTVADKPAEQISGVVSGLYALGQAAARVCGGGVLRQVVTQMSRAFLFLATTRSGAILTVRMGGDADVGDMAYEVALFAARAERELPVFLEPARMVTGGNSGAHRGP, encoded by the coding sequence ATGACGCATTCAGTGGCCACCGTCGACAGCCTGACTGCCGCCCTGGACGAACTGGTCGACCGGGTGCCGGGAGCCGAGTTCGCCGTGGTCCTCTCCCCCGACGGGCTGCTGCTCGGCCGGTCCAGCACGGTGGCGGACAAGCCGGCCGAGCAGATCTCCGGCGTGGTCAGCGGCCTGTACGCGTTGGGGCAGGCCGCCGCCCGGGTGTGCGGCGGTGGTGTGCTGCGCCAGGTCGTCACGCAGATGTCCCGCGCGTTCCTGTTCCTCGCCACCACCCGGAGCGGGGCGATCCTCACCGTCCGGATGGGCGGTGACGCCGACGTCGGCGACATGGCGTACGAGGTGGCGCTCTTCGCGGCGCGAGCCGAGCGGGAGCTGCCCGTGTTCCTCGAGCCGGCCCGGATGGTGACAGGCGGGAACAGCGGTGCCCACCGGGGACCATGA
- a CDS encoding DUF742 domain-containing protein, with protein MPTGDHDEAWYDDDAGPVARPYTVTGGRIAPDHGQLDLISLVVARRAIPAGAQLFPEQVRIVERCQRPLSVAEVAAELDLPLGTVRVLLGDLLGAGLIELHEPPTLSGVPSRELLEALLAGLRTL; from the coding sequence GTGCCCACCGGGGACCATGACGAGGCGTGGTACGACGACGACGCCGGACCGGTGGCCCGGCCGTACACGGTGACGGGTGGGCGGATCGCGCCCGACCACGGCCAGCTCGACCTCATCTCCCTGGTGGTGGCCCGACGGGCGATCCCCGCCGGCGCGCAACTGTTTCCGGAGCAGGTCCGGATAGTCGAACGCTGCCAGCGTCCACTGTCGGTGGCGGAGGTGGCTGCCGAGCTGGACCTGCCGTTGGGTACCGTCCGGGTGCTGCTCGGCGACCTGTTGGGGGCCGGGCTGATCGAGCTGCACGAGCCGCCGACGCTGTCCGGAGTGCCGTCCAGGGAACTGCTCGAGGCGCTCCTCGCCGGGCTCCGCACGCTCTGA
- a CDS encoding cellulose binding domain-containing protein, whose protein sequence is MAIILLDGIVATAGNVRRALVGPGDGSRLAQVAIAASLGVLLATAYSIVTVLRTPERLTPVAVEPGPDVPAPGPIITGTPGERPEPTTVAPRTSAPSATTGAPPAGRPAAVPSPRPPATAAGPPPAPAPLRADFAVEKTALLSYGAAVTISNPGTATVPSWELVIVLPRESLEVSSVTGARASRQGATWTFVPEGSTGVPGRGAARVTFRVNGAAISATPTACTIDGTACTGL, encoded by the coding sequence GTGGCGATCATCCTGTTGGACGGGATCGTCGCCACGGCCGGGAACGTGCGGCGCGCCCTCGTCGGCCCGGGCGACGGCTCGCGGCTCGCCCAGGTGGCCATCGCCGCCTCGCTGGGGGTGCTGCTGGCGACGGCGTACTCGATCGTCACGGTGCTGCGTACACCGGAGCGGCTGACCCCGGTCGCCGTCGAGCCGGGACCGGACGTGCCGGCCCCGGGCCCGATCATCACCGGGACGCCGGGTGAGCGGCCGGAGCCGACCACGGTCGCGCCCCGGACGTCCGCACCGTCCGCCACCACGGGCGCACCGCCGGCCGGTCGGCCGGCGGCTGTCCCGTCGCCCAGGCCGCCGGCGACCGCCGCCGGGCCGCCGCCCGCACCGGCCCCGCTGCGCGCCGACTTCGCCGTCGAGAAGACCGCCCTGCTCAGCTACGGTGCCGCGGTGACCATCAGCAACCCGGGTACGGCCACCGTGCCGAGCTGGGAACTGGTCATCGTGCTGCCTCGGGAGTCGCTCGAGGTGAGCTCGGTCACCGGCGCCCGGGCCAGCCGGCAGGGCGCGACGTGGACCTTCGTCCCGGAGGGGAGCACCGGCGTGCCCGGCCGCGGCGCGGCCCGGGTGACGTTCCGGGTGAACGGCGCGGCGATCAGCGCCACGCCGACGGCCTGCACCATCGACGGGACCGCCTGCACCGGTCTGTGA
- a CDS encoding thiol-disulfide oxidoreductase DCC family protein encodes METSTFVYDGDCAFCTRCAQFIERRIPTGARVVPWQFADLAALGLTEAECEEAVQWVGADGSRAAGPDAIAKLLADSAPLWRVAGAGLRLPPVRVAAWPAYRWVARNRHRLPGGTAACSLPQEARERLYGPAGRPTADS; translated from the coding sequence ATGGAGACGTCGACCTTCGTCTACGACGGCGACTGCGCGTTCTGCACCCGCTGTGCGCAGTTCATCGAGCGCCGGATCCCCACCGGTGCCCGCGTGGTGCCCTGGCAGTTCGCCGACCTGGCGGCACTGGGGCTGACGGAGGCCGAGTGCGAGGAGGCGGTGCAGTGGGTGGGCGCGGACGGCTCCCGCGCCGCCGGCCCCGACGCCATCGCCAAGCTGCTCGCTGACAGCGCGCCGTTGTGGCGGGTCGCCGGCGCGGGCCTGCGCCTCCCCCCGGTCCGGGTGGCGGCCTGGCCGGCGTACCGATGGGTGGCCCGCAACCGGCACCGGCTGCCGGGCGGCACCGCCGCCTGTTCGCTGCCCCAGGAGGCCCGGGAGCGCCTCTACGGCCCTGCCGGCCGCCCGACCGCCGACTCCTGA
- a CDS encoding Rv2578c family radical SAM protein codes for MRWDNLSAPPDEGTPDGAAPATPPLPLALPGAVARTFDTPGFAGMTFYEVRAKSIINRVPGQSRVPFEWTINPYRGCSHACVYCFARNTHTYLDLDAGADFDRKVIVKVNAGELVRRELAAPRWRGAHIAMGTNVDCYQRAEGRYRLMPPIIEALRDFANPFSILTKGTLLLRDLPLLRQAAEVTRVGLSYSVGFVDEALWRAVEPGTPSPRRRLDAVRQLTDAGFQVGVLMAPVLPGLSDDDESIDATVAAIAASGATSVTPLPLHLRPGAREWYAHWLAREFPQLVPRYRQLYRSGAYAPQAYQRELTARVRMAARRHGLHRGETGENRRLAVPPPPPVAEQLSLL; via the coding sequence ATGCGCTGGGACAACCTCTCCGCTCCCCCGGATGAGGGGACTCCCGACGGGGCAGCGCCAGCGACTCCACCCCTGCCGCTGGCGCTCCCCGGCGCCGTCGCGCGGACCTTCGACACCCCCGGCTTCGCCGGCATGACCTTCTACGAGGTGCGCGCCAAGTCGATCATCAACCGGGTGCCCGGCCAGTCCCGCGTCCCGTTCGAGTGGACGATCAACCCCTATCGGGGCTGTTCCCATGCCTGTGTCTACTGCTTCGCCCGCAACACCCACACCTACCTCGACCTCGATGCCGGGGCGGACTTCGACCGGAAGGTGATCGTCAAGGTCAACGCGGGTGAGCTGGTCCGCCGGGAGCTGGCCGCGCCGCGCTGGCGCGGCGCGCACATCGCGATGGGCACCAACGTGGACTGCTACCAGCGGGCCGAGGGGCGCTACCGGCTCATGCCGCCGATCATCGAGGCGTTGCGCGACTTCGCGAACCCGTTCTCGATCCTGACCAAGGGCACGCTGCTCCTGCGCGACCTGCCGCTGCTGCGCCAGGCCGCCGAGGTGACCCGGGTGGGGCTGTCGTACTCGGTGGGCTTCGTCGACGAGGCGCTGTGGCGGGCGGTCGAGCCGGGCACGCCGAGCCCGCGCCGCCGGCTGGACGCGGTACGCCAGCTCACCGACGCCGGTTTCCAGGTCGGGGTACTGATGGCGCCGGTCCTGCCCGGGCTCAGCGACGACGACGAGTCGATCGACGCCACCGTGGCCGCGATCGCGGCGTCGGGGGCCACCAGTGTCACCCCGCTGCCGCTGCACCTGCGCCCCGGCGCCCGGGAGTGGTACGCGCACTGGCTGGCCCGGGAGTTCCCGCAGCTGGTCCCCCGCTACCGGCAGCTCTACCGATCCGGCGCGTACGCGCCCCAGGCCTATCAGCGGGAACTGACCGCGCGGGTGCGGATGGCCGCCCGCCGGCACGGACTGCACCGCGGCGAGACCGGCGAGAATCGCCGGCTGGCCGTTCCGCCGCCGCCACCCGTGGCCGAACAGCTCTCGCTCCTGTAG